The Oscillatoria acuminata PCC 6304 genomic interval TGATTCTCAAGCAAGCCTGTGACCAAGTAGGACTAAGCGGCATCAGTACCCATAGCTTCAGACGAACGGCACTGACGAAATTAGCGAGTGCAGGAGTATCCTGGCAGACCCTTCAGGCCATATCTGGGCTAGAGAGTTTTGCTGCACTTGAGAAGTACCTCGTCGAAAGAGAAGTCCAGGTCTCCGCAGACTCAGTAAAGCTCCGGGAAGGGATTACCTTCCTTGACTTTCCGTCCTACTCGATGCTGTAGTAGCCGGAGTGGGATGGGGTCACGAGGAGAGCCACTGGTCTGTGAGTGGGGATTAAGTTTGCTCGGGGGTTGTCAATTAGGGTCCTGGTGGTTGTACCTCCTGTGTTTAGGTTCTATTTATTTATTAGGGCGAATCTCAAAAATTATGCAGATCCGCCAAAAAAACTTTGTTTCTCCTGGCGACTGGGGGATAATTTTTCTGATAAAAAGCCCCAAAATGCCAACAGCGTAAGGGATTGAGTTGGATCACATTTGGGTGCTGTTGCCTTGACAACCCCGCCGGGTTTACTGCCAATCCAAGAGAGCAAAAATTTTATAGCAGATTAAACATCAGTAATTTGCCCTCGGGTTTCCCGAAGTCAAGGCCCTTGGAAAAAATTTATGGGTGCAAGAAATGCGATCGCCCTTCTCCTGAGATCTGATGACTGGCCTTGAGACCCTGTAACGCCCGGACGAACTCATCGGCCTCGCGATCGGTTCCATCTGCCTGAGCAAAGTAGCGATTCGCCAGTTGCGGAATTCGCTTCATGGTATAGGAACATAAGGGAAATCGCCCTTCAGGGCAATTCTGGCAGGGAGATTTGGAATAGTGGGACCGCACTTTTAGGGTTAAATTCCAAACCCCAATAAATCCGATCACAAAGCCTATTTTTAGGATCCATCCCCAGACTGTAAATGGAGTCATCCACAGCCCCGCATAAATGAGAACGGTGACAGAAACTCCCAAAAGATAACGGGCCAGGACTTTATACGCTTTTACTTGGATCCAGATTTGCAAAAGGGCCGGAATGTAAAGGAAAATGCCCAGGGCAAGCCAGACATAAAAAGGCTTAGTGGTCAACAATTCCACATGAGGGAGCCAGACGAGACCGCTGACAATACCGCTCACGATACCGCAAGTCATCATCGCGCATCCCAAACATAGGGGCAATTTTCCGATCCAAATCAGGTGATGGTCGTAATAGTGGCAACTGGGATGATGAGCGAGCAGGGGTTTCATTTCGAGTCGAGCCATGAACTCGCGAAATTCTTGACTGGAAAGGGCTGGGGCCAAGTCTCCGGTTGGTTTGACCCCCTTGAGATTAGGGAGGTGGGGTAAGAACGTCATAGGGACTTTTTAAAGATTAAAACAACCGTCGGGATGGTCTGACTGCAACAATTAGTCCGGGCAGAACTATAGGCAGTGACGAGTTCCCAGTTTTGCTGCCCTAGGGTGTTACATTCAATATTTACTTTTTCCCAGTCTGAGACTATAACCTTGTACTCGTATTTCATGGGATGAACCTACATTAAGGAATCGTGTTCAGAGATTTTCGCCTGATCGCCCTCCAAAACTAAGCCTCTCAAAGGTTTGACAATCCACAGATGCAGGAGATTGTCAGGCCGGAGCCTCAGACTAGGGCGAGTCCATCTGGCGCTCAGTGGTGCACTCAGCCTAGGGGAGCAACTTCGCTGCTGAAATCCTCCAAGAGATTAAGACAGTGCTGATTCAGATGTATAAATCATATCCGGCTATCCCGAATCTCCGATCGCAATGGAGATTGTAAATTTGGTTGTCAATTGAGTTGGCAGATGGATTGGCAAGTGGAGGGGTGACTTTCTGGAAAGAATCAGTTAGAATCACAACTGGTAACATCACCCCGACCGGCGATGCCTCCAACAAAAGATTTTGCAGAAGCGGCCCAGCAATGGTATTTAGATCGGTTGTATGCAGACTTGGCTAAAGCAAAACAAGTTTGTGTGCCTCATGCCAGAACGGGATTGAGCGATACGGAAAAAGTACATTTACGCGGGTTGTTATGTGGCTACAGCCCTGATGAGATTGCTTGCAAGCTCAACAAAACCCCGACTGGGGTGAAACCCTCCCTCACGAAAACTTTGTATCGGTATGTGGAACAGTTGACCGGGCGATCGCCGAATACCTTGGGTAATTGGCGAGACGTGGTGGATTGGCTGGAAGCGGAATATAAAATCCGCTCATTTCTGGTATCCGTGCCCCGGCGAGAAGATTGGGGTGATGCGCCGGATGTTGCCCTCTTCTCGGGTCGATATGGGGATCTCAGCAGTCTCACTAAATGGATTGTCCAAGATGGATGCCGATTAGTGACGATCGTGGGGATGGGAGGAATGGGTAAAACCCGGCTTGGGGTCAAGGTCGCCAAAGAAATAGCCCAGGAGTTTGAGTATGTGATCTGGCGCAGTCTGGGAGATGCGCCCACCCTCAGAGAACTGTTAGCCGATTTGTTAGAATTCTTGTCTTACGAATCATCGGAACTGGTGAAGGATTCTCATTCCGAGGCGATCGCTTCCACCGCCCAGAAGATCTCTGAGTTACTGAAATTTTTGCAACGTCATCGGTGCTTAGTCATTTTAGATGATGTGGAAATGATTTTAGCCAGTGGAGAGTTCGCTGGATACTGCCGCCAGGGATATCAAGACTACAGTCAACTGTTTCAGAAAATTGGAGAAGTCCCCCTTCGCAGTTGCTTGCTGCTTCTGAGTGGGGAAAAACCGATAGCAGTGGCCTCATTAGAGGGACCTCTGCTCCCAGTTCGGTGTTTACAACTGACGGGGTTACAACCGGAATCCGCTCAAGAGATTTTAACCGATCAAGGCCTGTGCGTAACGGATCCGGGCTTTTCTGAATTAATTCGACGATATGGAGGCCATCCGGCTGCCCTTAAAATTGTTTCGACCACGATTGTAGAATTATTTAAGGGCAATATCCTGCAATTCTTGCAACAAAGTAGCTTGATTGTGGGAGATGCTTTGCGAAATATTTTAGATCGGCAATTCGCCCGATTGTCGGAACTAGAACTAGAAATTATCTACGCCCTGGCCCTTCACTCTCAGACCGTGTCGGCAGATGAACTGCAAGGACAAATGTGGCGTTCAGTATCGGGAACAGAATTAGTAGGGGCCTTGGATTCTTTAAAACGGCGATCGCTGATCGAAAATATTTCTGAGCAACCGGGGGAAATCCTGTTTAGCTTGCCCCCAGTGATGAAAAAGTATGTGGTTAATCAATTTATTTACCGTTTTGTCCAAAACTTGGCGATCGCCCTGGAAACTCAAGAATTCAAGAAAATGGGGCTAGTCAGAACTCATGCCCTCGTTAACCGGCGATCGTCCGACTCAGGAAAGCTCATTCAATCTCGCACCATTCTCACCCGAGTCAGAGATGCCCTTTTGACCCGCTTCAGAGGGGAAGAAAATCTCGAAGAGAAACTCACCCAGTTATTATTGGACTGTACTGAAAACTCTTATTCTGACTTAGGATACATCAAGCTCAATCTTAACGAGTTGCTCCAATCCCTCAACGGTTATCGAAAAGGCCATGATCAATCCTCATGATATCTTACTCGGACGATACAAAATTGTTCGGTCTTTGAATGCGGGGGGATTTGGTCAGACTTTTGAAATCGAGGATGGGGGAATTCTCAAGGTCTTAAAAGTTCTTAAACTTGGAGACTTCAGCGACCCTCAAACCCAAAAAAAACTGATTTCCTTATTTGAACGAGAAGCCAAGGTCCTCATGCAGTTGGAGCATCCAGGGATTCCCAAAGTTGACCGAGATGGCTACCTGATTATCCCCAATCCGGATAGTTTTGACCCTTTGTACGGTCTAGTCATGGAGAAAATAGAGGGCAGTAATTTACAGGATTGGTCCCTTGCTCAAGGTCAACAGCCCTTGAGTATCGACTTAGCATTGAACTGGTTAAAACAACTGGTGGAAATTTTACAAGAACTCCACCAGCGACAATATTTCCACCGGGATATTAAACCCTCGAATATTATGCTAAAACCGAGCGGGCAACTTGTCCTCATTGATTTTGGTGCTGTTCGAGAAGTGACTGATACATTTTTAGGAAAAATTGGGGCGGGGCGAGCAGGGACTGGCCTCATTTCATCCGGTTATACGCCCCCAGAACAGTATGAAGGCAAAGCCGTTCCGCAATCGGATTTTTTTGCCTTGGGACGCACAATGGTTCACTTACTCACTGGAAAATCTCCCTTGGAACTGGAGAATGACCCCCACACAGGCCAATTAATTTGGCACAAGGATGCTCCGACGGTCAGTGAAGCCCTAGGGGATTTAATCGATTATTTAATGGGTCCCTTTCCAGGAAATCGCCCCCTGAATGCTCAAATCATTTTATCTATTTTGTCAGAATTTTCTAGTCCAACTTCCACTGGATTCTCTACTGTGAATTCCAGTTCAGGGATCGGGTGTGTAAATACTGTTGTTAATTTAAAATCGCCCAAATCCAGTTTTCATTTACCGAAACTGGCTCAACTTCCTCCCCTCCTCCATATAAGATTTTTTAATTTAAAAATTGAATTCAAAAGTGCGGCTTTATTCTTGCTGATATTACTAGGTATTGTCGGGTCTTTTTCTCCCTATTTCGCAATGGGCTTAAATGACAAGGGACTTGAATATTACAATTCAAGCCGCTTAAGCAAAGCAAAATTTTACTACAGTTTATCACTAATTTTAAACTCAAAATATCATAAATCTCATTATAACCTGGGTTTGGTGTACGATGACTTTCAAGATTTTGGTCGCGCCCGGTATCACTATAAAATTGCCATTGACCAGGGTAATTTTTCTGCCTATAACAATTTGGCGCGGATAGAGATTATAGAGCAGAACTGTAGTCTGGCAATTCCGTTGCTAGAACAAGGAAAAGCCCGAGATAATCGCCCCTCACGGCAATACTCTTTCCACAAAAATTTGGGTTGGGCACAGTTGTGTCAATGGCGACAAAGCGCCGCCCCAAACCCTAGTTTTCTCGAAAAGGCAGAACATCACCTCGCTGAGGCGATCGCCCAGGATGATTCCACTGCCTCAGCCCATTGTCTCCTGGCACAAGTCTGGGAAAGTCGAGGTGACAGTGGGGCTGCTTTGCCACACTGGACAAATTGCCGCGATCGCCCCTTCAATCACAGCAGCCCAGAAGAAAAAGCCTGGAACACCCTAGCACAGGAGCGTTTGCGCGGGAAAATCGCCCCCTAATTACCGACAATTTGTAAAGTTTTGTAACAAATTCATCCCCTTCCCTGAAAAAAAATTGCTATTCGCCTGCGGCTTTTATAAGGAGGCAGTTTATTCCCACCCTGTCCTCCGAAATATTTGAAGTCAAACCGGAGGCCCCCATGAAACGCCGATTTCCCCTTTCAGAACTACTCCTCACCCTCATGCTCATTACCGGCCAATGGCACTTTGGCAACACCGCTGAAAGCCCAACCGCCAATACCCCAGGATTTCAAACTGCACCTGCCACATGGGAGTTTTCTCCCAGAGGCAATCATCTGGACGACTGCGGAGAGGGGGGAACGAAATTTCGCTTTCAATAATTTCCCAGCCCTGTGGGATGGGAACTTGAGCGTCTAGCATTAACCTAAGATATTTTAACGGGTGCCCGATCTCAGATCAACTCGACTGGGGGATGTTTAAATAAAAGCATCCCCTTTTCGAGCGGGAGTATCTTCCTGTCTATGGATGAATCGATGGATGAATTGATTAATGCAACCTGTCAACACCCACCCGGAAGCCCGGAGTGGCGAAAATATATGAGTCGGCTAATCCTGACCCTTCAACAATACCGAGGCCGGGGATTAGCCCAATCTTCCCATCCCGATTATTTGGAGGCTTTAAATCGAACCTGGGAATGGTTTAGCCAGAATATTTGTCAGTTTTACCAGAATCGAACAGAAGCCATTTCCCGAGATAGGCTACTGCGGTGGATCAACGGTTACCTGCGCTGGCGAATCCGGGATTTGTATATCCCCAACGACCAAGCACCCAGTTCCTTAGACCAACCCCTTGCTGAGGGCGAATCAGAAACATCCTTAATAGAGCAAGTCTCACAGAGAGATTCTACTTCTCCCACCCTTTCTGGATTAGATAGTTATATTGAAAACCTGCATCGGCAGAAAACCCAGCGCCTGGGTTTAGCCTTGGAGCAGTACATTACTGAAGATCCCAACGGAAAACTCGCAGGATGTTATGCGAGTCAGTATCCCGATTGTAACTGTCAGATCCTCTGTATCAGTCGGTGCGTCAAAGAACCACCTGACAAATTTAAAGACCTGGCTACAAAATTAAATATGCCCCAGCAAACAATTATTAACCATTTCTATCGTCGATGCAAACCCTTACTTCAAGAAGTTATGACCCATCTAGGATATAAACGGGATGAAAACCTATGAACAATATCCCTGATTCTTACCTAAGCATACCCTTGGGTCAAGACGCTCATCGCTTTGCTCGGGAATTTGCTGCCGAACAAGCCACCCCAACGAAAGGTAAACAAGTTTATCTCAATACTCTAGCAGTCTACGCTGTCCATAATTATCTGAAGTGGCTACAAATAGAGAGTTCCCTAAATGACAGCAATAGTTGGAATCCCAGGATGCAAGCGTTGGCTCCGGTTGCCGATCTGGTTATACCCAATTTAGGTAAAGTAGAATGCTATCCGGTACTCCCAGGAGAAACTGTTATCAATTTAACCTTTGATATGACGGAGAGTCGAATGGGTTATATCGCGGTTCAGTTTGAAGAACAATTAGATGAAGCTCAGTTACTAGGATTTTTCCCCCCCGTCACTCCTGATGCCGAATCAATCGAGCTATCCCTTGCCGGGATCCAATCTCTCGATGCGTTTATCGATTCTCTGGATCCGCTGGAGGTAGCGGAGTTCAACAGACCTCAAGAGACTGGAAATCCTGTCAATCTCTTAAAATGGCGCTTAAATGACTTAGTTGAAGCGATTGAGGCGGGATGGCAGACGATTGATGAACTGTTTGGAATGCGATCGCCTGCGTTTCGTTCGGATTTAGCGAATTATGCCAAAGATATCGAACCGGGACCGGATCTGCCGACGATTCAACAGGGAAAATCGATTGTTTTGGGAACGGCGTCTTTAGCGCTATTGGTGAAACTTTCCCAGGAATCTGAGGAGGGAATTGATATTTTAGTGCGGGTTTTTCCGATTCAAGAATCAACTGATTTGCCTGAGCAACTTAAATTGATGGTTTTGGATGAGCAGGGAGATATTTTGGAGGAAGTAAGTGCAGGACGGGGGAACAATTGCATTGAACAACCTTTGAGTGGGGAACCGGGAGAAGGGTTTGTGATTAAGCTGGAATTAGGAGAATTGAGTGCAACAGAAAGTTTTATTATCTAGGGTTTTCTGAAGTTAATTCCCGGATTCAGGGGAGGAAAAGCAATGGTGAATTTAATCCGATTTAGATTTGAATCAGGCAGCTTTGAAACGGGGTTTACGGTGCGGATTTTTTTCTCGCAGGAAACGGTAATCCTTGTCGATCTTCCCCCAAATCCAGGACTTCCAGGGATTTATCGGACTTGGGAGAGTTTATTTTTAAAAAAGGCCGATCACCTTCTGTTGGAGCCGAGTTATCAAGCGCTGATCGGTTGCTTTCAGGACTGGTTAAAGGGTGGCGGGGATGTTCAAAAGTTGCGGGAAACAATCCTGCAGGAATTAACCGATCGCCCGCCAGAAATTCGAGTTTTGATTCAATCTGGCGAGCGCCTGCTTCGGCAACTGCCTTGGCAGGAGTGGGATATCTTTCGCGAGCACTATCCCCAGGCAGAATTTGCGCTCACTTTAACCGAGTATAGTCCCCTGCCGGATTTTGATGATACGCCGGTTAGAAGTCGTGTGAGGATTTTAGCTGTGGTAGGCGATCGCCCTCACTCAGAAACTTTGTCTACCCTCCGAACTCTCAAATCCTTACCCGATGCGGAACATCGGATTTTCAAATCCTCTCAACCCCAGCAACTATATCTCCAACTCCAGGATGCAACGGGTTGGGATATCCTGTTTATTGGGAATCATAACTTGATTCAAGGTTTGAATATTCCCGAGTTCAAAAAAGCCCTGGAAATTGCCTGCGATCGCGGGTTGAAACTCGCTATTTGTAATGATGGACTAGATCTGGCGGAATTGCTGGCAAACTTAGTCAATCCCCCGATTCTCGTAATTTTCAGACAGGCAGTTTTGGAACAGGTCTCCGCTAGGTTTTTGCGGGCATTTTTAACCGCTTTTGCTCACGATAAATGCTTATATCCATCGGTGCGAGAGGGTCGAGAAAGTTTAGAATTTTTTGACAAACAATTTCCCGGGATTATGGGATTACCCATCCTCTGTCAGCATCCCCTCAAAACCTCCCTAACTTGGCGAGGAATCCTGGGAAAACCGCCGGTTGATACGCCTCAAACCAGGCAGGAATATCACATCCGGAAAACCTTACTCCAAAAAGTTAAAAAATACTGGATTCAAGGAGTTTTAGAAAACTCTTTGCAACAGCAACTTTTTCTGAACCTGGGACTAGAACAGTATCCCCTTGTCAAATCGTTAGAAATATCCCTAGAAAACTCAGACCAAACCCATCTCATTCTCCCAGAAAATACCCGACTGATTCAGTATTTTGACCGACTCAAAACCCCGAGAACTCTGCTGATTTTGGGAGAACCGGGTTCGGGAAAAACTGTGACTTTGTTAGAATTAGCTCGGGATGCGATCGCCCGAGGAGAAAGAGACTATACTCAACCGATTCCCCTGGTGTTTACCCTGTCCTCATGGGGACTGAAAATGCTGCCAATTCAGGACTGGATTATAGAGGAAGGAACGGCCAATTATGAAGTCTCCCCCAGTTGGCTCAAATCTAGCCTTGAAAAAGGGCGATTGTTATTACTGTTGGATGGTTTAGATGAAGTCAAATCTGAAATACGAAAAGTCTGCTTAACGGCTTTAAATGCCTTTATCAAGCAATATCCCCTGACAGAAATTCTCCTCACCAGTCGCCGAGAAGACTATGAAGCAATCCAAGTTCAATTAAATTTTAAATCCGCAATTTATTTACAGCCTTTAAGTTTAGGGCAAATTTCTGAGTATTTAGCTCATTTAGCGGGAAACCGGGCTATAGACATTGCCGCATTCCAATCCGACCCCTTGTTGGTAGAATTGGCAAAAACTCCCTTAATTTTGAATATTATCGCTGTGGTTTATCAGGGAAATTACGTTAAAAATGAGTTAGAATCACAGTCTTTAGAAGCTCGTCTTTGCTGGCTATTTGATGCGTATATTAACCAGATGTGGTATCGTCACTCTCCAGAAAAAGGACAATATAATCAAGAAGCAATGATGCACTGGTTGAGTTGGCTGGCACAGTTGATGCACCAGGAATCCCAAACCCTATTTTTTCTGGACCGCTTGCAACCCAAATGGTTAGAGTCTCGCCTCCAAAACCAGATTCCCTGGGGGGTAGGACTGCTATTTGGACTGATTGGCGGGACGATTGTCGGGATGGTTCTCTGGTTGACGGTGGGTTTTTTCTTTGAGCCATTTTGGGGAATGGTGATTAGTTTAATCTTTGTGGTAATTTTTGGCTTACCGTTCGGAATTTGGGCGACCCTGACGGTGGGACGAGAGAAAAAGATTCAACCTGTAGAAACCCTGAATTGGTCCTGGGATGCCGTCAAAAAATCCTTAACTTTGGGGTTGGGTTTAGGGGTACTCACTTGGATGATTTCTGGGATGATTGGGTTTGTAATCGTTGCGCCTTTAGTTGTGCTGGTTTATGAACTGAAAGGGGGGAATCTGGATCGCAAACAATTTTCCAATCAAGGGATTTGGCAGTCTTTGAAAAATGCAGCAATTTTCGCGGCGATCGCAGCAGCAGTGTTAGGGGTCACTGCCGGTTTGATGAGCGCACAAATCCTCACCCTAATTATCGGACCCGCATCTGCATCGGCGAGATTCGGGACAGCTTGGATGCAGGAATTTACGGTTCGTGCTATCCTTTCAGGAATCCTCGTCGGATTATTTTATGGACTGAACCAAGCGGGGACTGCCTGCATTCAACATTTGACTATGCGGGTGTTATTGTATTGGCAAGGGTCGATTCCTTGGAATTATACCCGGTTTCTCGATTATGCCCGAAAACTCATTTTTTTACAAAGAGTTGGAGGCGGTTATATTTTTATTCATCGGCTTTTGTTAGAACATTTTGTGACTGGATCTAAATCAAAGTTATAATATTATTTACTGCATAATTGCCATGACTAAAATCGCAATTTTTACAATGGGTCACGGAGATTTTAATACCGGGTTTCCGATGAGACTGGAAATTAGGGAAGAACGAGGCAATCCTCTGTCAGAAGTGATGGGGAAGTTGCCTCCATCACCGAGTATTCCTGAACTTTACGAAACCTGGCAGCGCAATTTTATAAAGATAAAAGTCGGCAATGGGAGAATGAAGGTTCTTAAAGGGACAGCGAAGACGACTGTTACCCCTATGAAAGAAGCGCTAGAAAAATGCAAAAACTCTCAGAAGGAGTTGAAAAACTCATTTAAAGATTGGCTCAAATCAGAATGCAGAGAACTTCAAAAGATGCGGGAAACTTTTTTCAAGCATCTACCCGATGAATTTGAAGAGATTCGGGTTTTTCTTCAAACCAGTGACCCATTCGTGAAAAAACTGCCTTGGAATGAATGGGATATTTTTGAGCGCTATGCTCATGCGGAAATTGCTTTAGTGCCACCGGAATATAGTCGCATCAATCTGGACCCGGATGCGATCGCCCGTGAAAAAGTGAGAATTTTAGGCATTCTCAGCACAGACGAAGAGATTAATCCCAAACAAGAGAAAAAAGAACTGGAGGGATTGCTTCATGCTGAAACGAGATTCCCAAATCCCCATGAACCGACTGAATTATATGATGCTCTGCAAGATGAGAGGGGATGGGATATTCTTTTCTTTGCTGGACATAGTTCCAGTTCTCCAACGGGAGAAACTGGTAAATTTTTTATTACCCATGACTATGGATTAAGCATTGATGAATTAAAAATATCCCTCCGAAAAGCTCTAAGTCGCGGGCTAAAATTAGCCATTTTTAATTCCTGCGATGGGTTGGGTTTGGCGAAAGAATTGGCTGACTTAAATAGTCCCCAAGTAATTGTGATGCGGGAACCTGTCCCCGGGGATTATGCAGTGGCATTTATTAAAAATTTTCTTAAGGAGTTTTCTGAAGGCAAGTCTTTGTATGTGGCGATGCGAGAAGCAAAAGATAGTTTAGAATGCTGGGAAAACGAATATCCAGGGGTGAGTTGGTTGCCGATTCTTTGCCAAAATCCAGCCCAGACTCCGCTAATTTGGCCAAAAAATTTGGTTAAAATGCCAGTAAAAATTCCTGTAAAAATTCCTGTACTTTCTCCATCCGTCGTCACAAAACCTGCGATTTGGCAGGAAGTGACAACCCTAATGGGACATTCTTCCGGGGTCAAATCGGTAGCGGTTAGTCCTGATGGTCGGATGATTGCCAGTGGCAGTTTTGACCAAACGATTAAACTCTGGGATTTACAGAGAGGGGAACTCAAAAAAACTTTGAAAGGACATACGGGAACGGTGACTTCGGTGCAGTTTAGTCCGGATGGAATTCTGGCGAGTGCGAGTTTCTTTCCCGATGGCACGATTAAACTTTGGGAGGTGGACGGGGAACAGAATCGGGTCGAATTAAAAACGACTCTGCGAGGGAATGATTGGGTGGCTTTAGCGATTTGGAATATCGCCTTTAATCACGATGGCAAGTACATCGCTAGTGGTCACAATGTCGATAGTACGATTAAGGTTTGGGATGTTCAGCGAGAAAAAATTATTGCTACTTTGCGCGGTCATGTTTGGGCGGTTCAGTCGGTGATTTTTCATCCTCAAGATGGCTCAATTATCAGTAGCAGTTTGGATGGCACGATTAAAATTTGGAATCCGGAAGAGGAACAACTGATTCAGACCTTAGTTGGACCTTCGGGTTGGTTGAGTCCGGCGCAATCTTGGTTTAGTCGGGATGTAGAAGTGTATAGTTTAGCTATGAGTTCTGATGGGGAATTTTTGGCGAGTGGGGGTAAAGAGGATGTAATTAAAATTTGGCGGTGGCCCGATCGCCAGTTGCAGCAAACCCTCAAAGGTCATTCAGATACCATCCAAGCGATCGCCATCGCCCCCGATGGCAACACTTTAGCTAGTGGCGGTCGCGATCATACCATTAGAATTTGGGATTTAATCACTGGAAAAACCCAGCAAACCCTCGGACATTCTGACACGGTAAATTCTCTAGTATTTAGTCCCGATGGACAGACTTTAATCAGTGGAAGTCAAGATAAAACGATTAAAATTTGGCGGTGGTTTCCCCAAGGGTCTTCGCCGCTGTAAATTTGTCCATTTAGGCCCCCATTCCCGCGCGTTTCTGGCCAATCCCCAGGGGGGAATCCGATGGGGTCAGGGATTGTCAAAGGACCCTGGGGAGGAGAAAGGACCCTAATTTGGATGGAGAGCGATCGCCCCAAAAAACTCTCTTCCCTTGCTATGCCGCGAGTTTTAGGGGAGTTTGTCCAAAATTCCCACAACTTGGGGTTTGCTTTAGTAAAATAAGCATGACCTGTTGCCAAACTGACCATCGGCCAACCCCGGTTGGCACTCCATCTGCCCACTTCTCAACTCAAAACTTCTGTATGCACTACCGATTACCGCAATTTAGCCGGAAATATTTTCTCGTTTATTGCATTCCAAAGATAAACCCGATTCCGTGATAACTTGCGTATTTGGCCCCAACCGTTCCTGTACTCAAGAGTTGCGCCCTCCTACTTCCCGGCGCGATCGCAATCTTAGTCTGCATAATCTGACGCTCAGAATTATGCTGATATTACCTCCACTGCAATCAGGGTTTTCCGACACTTTTTCGGTAGGCATACACCTTCTATGAAAAGCGACAAATTCGATTTAGTGCGCTCTAATGAACTCGAAC includes:
- a CDS encoding CHAT domain-containing protein, with amino-acid sequence MTKIAIFTMGHGDFNTGFPMRLEIREERGNPLSEVMGKLPPSPSIPELYETWQRNFIKIKVGNGRMKVLKGTAKTTVTPMKEALEKCKNSQKELKNSFKDWLKSECRELQKMRETFFKHLPDEFEEIRVFLQTSDPFVKKLPWNEWDIFERYAHAEIALVPPEYSRINLDPDAIAREKVRILGILSTDEEINPKQEKKELEGLLHAETRFPNPHEPTELYDALQDERGWDILFFAGHSSSSPTGETGKFFITHDYGLSIDELKISLRKALSRGLKLAIFNSCDGLGLAKELADLNSPQVIVMREPVPGDYAVAFIKNFLKEFSEGKSLYVAMREAKDSLECWENEYPGVSWLPILCQNPAQTPLIWPKNLVKMPVKIPVKIPVLSPSVVTKPAIWQEVTTLMGHSSGVKSVAVSPDGRMIASGSFDQTIKLWDLQRGELKKTLKGHTGTVTSVQFSPDGILASASFFPDGTIKLWEVDGEQNRVELKTTLRGNDWVALAIWNIAFNHDGKYIASGHNVDSTIKVWDVQREKIIATLRGHVWAVQSVIFHPQDGSIISSSLDGTIKIWNPEEEQLIQTLVGPSGWLSPAQSWFSRDVEVYSLAMSSDGEFLASGGKEDVIKIWRWPDRQLQQTLKGHSDTIQAIAIAPDGNTLASGGRDHTIRIWDLITGKTQQTLGHSDTVNSLVFSPDGQTLISGSQDKTIKIWRWFPQGSSPL